gaactctgtagctgttttaaaatcaccaatggcctcatcctgcagctcagttcagagtGACGACTCTATCTTtgttgtgtctgggtggtttaataaatcatccacagcataattattaacttgaccacgTTTAAAGAGATATTACAATTTATTGgattttattcaacctttatttaagcaggaaGGCATGCTGAGACCACAGTCTCTTTTGCAGATGAGCCCTCCATAAACACATAAATAACCAACATCatataaaaaaaacacttgaatcattgtctgatttgttattgttatccATTTACCAATCACTGCTCTTCTTTATGAAGCTTTCGAAAagatccctggtctttgtagttgacaaaaaaaaatcacaactaAATTCATTTCACTCCCactttgtcacacaacaaaaatGTGAACATATCCAAAGAGGTGAATACCCACTGTACTTGTTCAAATTTATTttgttttgaaatgtatttagAAGTAATGAAATACCTGAAATAGTATTTGAGCCCAGGTATGATCCACAAGTGTTGTATCTAGTTGTATAGTGCTGATTTACATTGTTTTATGCATTTATGTATAATTGCACTAAATGTGGTGATGCTGTGCTGTTGAGTGTAAGATGCAAGACAAGTTTCCAGGAAGGGACACAATAATGAATTACCTGAATTGTGACATGGGGTGATGTGAATAGTTTACTCTATCCACTAACATCTAACTTTGTCACTCACCCTGATGTCTTCGTAGGCTGTCTCCACGCTGGTGACCTCATGATCCTGGTGTCCTCCAGACAGTCTGTCAGTCTCAGAGAGCAGACAACCACAGCCCAGACAGAAGCAATCCATCCCCTGTAGGGCAGCAGCTGCTCTGGCCTGGCTCTCCTCCTCCGCATCGAATATCTCATAATCAGCCTCAATGGGCTCCTCGTAAGCGGGGAGATCcagccctctctcttctcttaccctctcctccatctctcgctcCTTCTGCCTCTCCATATCCACCAACAGGTTTTCTCTCACCCTTTCCTTCTGCTTTTCTCCCTCCAATACCAACTCcatctcactcttcctctcctgtcGCTCCTTCTCCTTCAGCCTCtgattgtctctttctctctccctctctctctcctgtctctccttctgctccctctcctccctctcctgtctctcctcctccctcaacaactctctctccctctccttttcctccctctcatgtctctccttctctgcccTCTCCTGTCTCGCTTTCTCTTCCTTCAGTCTCTGCCTGTCCTTTTCTCGCTCcctttccatctgtctctccctctcctgtctctctttctcttccttcagCCTCTGcctgtccttttctctctccctctccacctgtctctccttctcctcgctctcctccttCAGCCTAtgcatctccctttctctctccctctccaactccatctgtctttccctctcctgtctctccttctcctccctctccttccgcCTCAGTCTCTCATTTTCTCTTTCCCGCTCcaactccatctgtctctccttctcctgtctctctttctcttccttcagcctctgtctgtccttttctctctccctctccatctgtctctccctctcctgtctctccttctcctcgctctcctcattcagcctctgcctctccctttccttttctctctccctctctaactccatctgtctttccctctcctgtatctccttctcctctctctcctttagcctctgcctctcaatttctctctccctctccaattctatctgtatctccctctcctgtctctctttctcttccttcagCCCCTGcctgtccttttctctctccctctcctgtctctccttctcctcactctcctccttcAGCCTCtgcctttccctttctctctccttctcctctctctccttcagccttTGCCTCTCATTTTCTCTTTCCCGCTCCaaatccatctgtctctccctctcctgcctctccttctccttctcctgtctctctttctcttcctttagCCTCTGcctgtccttttctctctccttctccatctgtctctccttctcctcgctctcctccttCAGCCTCtgcctttccctttctctctccctctcctgtctctccttctcctcgctctcctccttCAGCCTCTgcatctccttttctctctccctcgccacctgtctctccttctcctcgctctcctccttCAGCCTAtgcatctccctttctctctccctctccaactccatctgtctctccctctcctgtctctccttctcctctctctccttcagcctctgcctctccctttctctctccctctccaactccatctgtctttccctctcctgtctctccttctcctccctctccttcagcctCTGCCTCTCATTTTCTTTCTCCCGCTCCAattctatctgtctctccttctcctgtctctctttctcctccttcagcctttgcctctccttttctctctccctctcctgtctctccttctcctcgcTCTTCTCCTTCAGCCTCTgcatctccttttctctctccctctccaactccatctgcctttccctctcctgtctctccttatcctccctctccttcagcctCTGCCTCTCCTTTTGTCTTTCCCTCTCaaactccatctgtctctccctctcctgtctctccttctcctctctctccttcagcctctgtctctcattttctctctccctctccaattttatctgtctctccttctccttctcctgtctctctttctcttccttcagCCTCTGcctgtccttttctctctccttctccatctgtctctccttctcctcgctctcctccttCAGCCTCtgcctttccctttctctctccctctcctgtctctccttctcctcgctctcctccttCAGCCTCTgcatctccttttctctctccctctccacctgtctctccttctcctcactctcctccttcAGCCTAtgcatctccctttctctctccctctccaactccatctgtctttccctctcctgtctctccttctcctccctctccttcagcctctgcctctcattttctctctcctgctccaattctatctgtctctccttctcctgtctctctttctcttccttcagCCTCTGcctgtccttttctctctccttctccatatgtctctccctctcctgtctctcctccttcagcctttgcctctccttttctctctccctctcctgtctctccttctcctcgctctcctccttcagcctctgcctctccttttctctctccctctccaactccatctgcctttccctctcctgtctctccttctcctccctctccttcagcctCTGCCTCTCCTTTTGTCTTTCCCTCTCaaactccatctgtctctccctctcctgtctttccttctcctctctctccttcagcctctgcctctcattttctctctccctctccaactccatctgcctttccctctcctgtctctccttctcctccctctccttcagcctCTGCCTCTCCTTTTGTCTTTCCCTCTCaaactccatctgtctctccctctcctgtctctccttctcctctctctccttcagcctctgcctctcattttctctctccctctccaattctatctgtctctccttctccttctcctgtctctctttctcttccttcagCCTCTGcctgtccttttctctctccttctccatctgtctctccctctcctgtctctccttctcctccttcagcctctgcctctccctttctctttccctctcctgtctctccttctcctcgctctcctccttcagcctctgcctctccctttctctcttcctctccaactCTATATGTCtatccctctcctgtctctccttcacctgtctctccttctccttctcctccttcagcctctccctttctctctccctctccaattcTATTGTTCTctccctcacctgtctctcctcttctttcagCCTCtgcttctccttttctctccccctctccatctgtcttttCCTCTcatgtctctccttctcctccttctccttctcttccttcagcctctccttttctctttcattttccacctgtctctccctctcctgtttctccctctcctgtctctccttctcctccttcagcccctgcctctccctatctctctccctttccaattgtatatgtctctccctctcctgtctctccttttccttcctctccttgttctccttctcctgtctctcctttgcCTCCTTCAGCCTtagcctctccctttctctttccttctccaaccccatctgtctctccttctcatgtttccccctctcctctctctcccactcctccctctcctgtctctcctcctccttgagcctctgcttctttctctccctctccaactccatctctctctccttttctttctccagctccctctctctctctagattagAGTTAGGGCCTGGGCAgagctgttttctctctgtctcagacaCCATCATTTCTCTTGCCTCCTGCTGCGAGATTATCTCATACTCCAGCTCTTCTGCAGTCTCCCTGTGCAGCTCCATCTCTGAAACGACAGTTTCTCTGTGCAGCTCAGAGAGGTCTTCCTGAGGAGCAAAGCTCCTGAGGGGAGTGAACACCCACTCGTCCTCACCTTCCAAGTCCTGCTTCTTCATTGGCTCTTTCTCCTGTCCCTTATCTCCCTCAGCAGGGGCAAGAAGTGACGCCCATCGCTCCGCAGCTTCTGCAGGAGGGGCAGTTGGAACTACTTTGGCTTCAGGATTGTGTGTGAAGGACTCCTCCGCTACACTCACAGGCTCCTCAGATCTATTCTCTACTTTTTCAACTTTGTGTGCTTCAGCTAGCATTTCCATTCTATTGATTGCTTCAGCTGCAATTTCAGATGCCATTTTAGTATCATCTGATACTTTCACAACAACTACTGATAAATCAGTAACTGCCTTTTGAGAGACCCTGTGTAGCTCCAGTGCTCCTGCTATGGCCTCAGTTGGATCTTTAATAGCATCCTCTGCTCTTACAGGTTCAGATGCTTTAATTACAGTCTCTGTTTTACTTTCAGTTGACACCTGATTCACCTGTACAACCACAGGCTCCTGAATTACAACTGGTTTTGCCACTCTAGACACTTCTACTTTGTCTTGTTTTTTCACCTCCTCTGCCTGAGCTAGTAGCTCTGTTTCATGGGATACTTTATCTGACACTACCTCCTCCTGGCTGTCAACCTCGGACTCATGTGCCTCAGGTGTTGTCTCACTTTTAGCTTCCTCTACCACATCAACCTTCTCAGGTTTCTTTCCTGGGACTAGATGGTCCTTCTCAACTTGAGACACTTTGCTGTCTGTATTTACAGACTCAGAGTCTTTTTCTGGACCAGTTTCCTTGATGTGCAGCAAAGATTTCTCTGTTGATTCTTCCATCTCTGTTGATTCCTCCATCTCTTTATATCCTGCTGGTTGCAGGTACCCATTCATCTCTGCAGCTTTGATCTCCTCATTCTtacactcctccttctcctcctcttcttcttccaccACTCTCGTTAGGAATCCGGTCAGCTCAAACTTACTCTGCGACCACATCATTAGCCCCTCCCCTTTACCATCCACTTCTTCTGATTGGTCCTCCACATTGGGAGTCTCGTCTTTCAGGATAAACTTCTCCAGGTATCCGTCTGTTTCCTCTGAATCAGACAGTCGCCTCTGGAACGATCTGTCCGACCCCACGCTTTCTGCCTCTGAGCCTTCCTCgtcgctcctcctcctctcccccatggCGTCCTCGTACAGGTCGGAGTAGAGGAAGGACATGGCTGTGGGTTCCTCTAGCAGGATGGGATCAATGATCTTAGGGGGTCCTGgggagaggaagatgggggtGAGGATGCTCTCCTCTCTGCCGAACAGCGCTGACCCACTTTCCTTCAGAGACCTCAGACTCtcccttcttccttccttccctccctcctcttcatcctcttctcCCCTTTTCATCAGGTCCTCTGGGGGTGCGTGGTGTTTGTTCCCGTAGAACACCTCATCCAAACGCTCGCTGGCAATCTCCATGTCTGTGACAAACACAAAGTCATCGTCCGGAGCTGCAGAGAGGCTGTCTGTGGCTGTCATCTGCCCCAGATTAGTCTCCTCTCGTTGGGGCTTCGTGGGTGTCTCGTCTCCCACTGGCTCTGGAACCTGCTGCCCAGGAACCACCTCATCCAGGAGGGTAAATGCCTCAAAGTAGTCCATGTCGCTGGTGCCGTCCCTGTGGCTGTGAGGCCCCTGTTGCTCTGTGGGTTCTGAGGGCTTAGACTCTCCTACTTCTTCTCCTTCTGTGCCCTCCTGTACCTCCTTCATTTCTGGGTAGTCCTGGGCAGGTAAGGCCTCAGAGCCCCGCCTGGATTTGGACCTGATCCTGGGTGTCTCCTCCAAGTAGGACAGGTTATCCTGCAGCTCAGTGCTCTCCTCCTCGTCCACTGTGGGCAGTTTGGACGGGACTTTGATGTTGAGGATCTCATAACCCTCTGAAATCAGACTAAACAGCTCCTGCTCTTTGTCTTTCACTTCCCCTGACTCTGTGTCTGACTCTACACTCTCCACACGGATGTTTGGCACAGACACCTCAGCCATCTCAGGCCTCTCCACCCCCAGTGTCGAGCCAGACCTGGAGCTCCCGGGTCTCCTTAGCCTCTCCCCCAGCCTGGCCTTtcctctcatcctcttcctcctccgaaCTATCTTGTCCTCATCGAAGACAATGGTAATTTTGCCCTGTGCACCTCCACCACCGGTAGCAGAGCCATCCAAACTGTAGGTGTCAGAGCTGTAGCTGGCCTCCGACGCCCAGGGGGTGGAGCATCGGCTGGAGGCCGTTTCCCAGACTATGCCGCTGTCCTCACTCTGAACAGTCACCATGGAGAAGGACGGGTCCACCATCAGACACTGCAGCTTGGGCTTCACAGACTGGTCCTGGACCACCTCCCGCAGACTGAAGAAAGGAACAGGGAGTTAGATTAGTTACTTGGGAGCACATAAGAACATAGGTCTACAAGTGAAATGCACATGTGGGGGTACTTCAGGGGGTATTCCGGGAATAGCAAACTGTGAGCAAAAACCTCACATTGAACGTGATTACCTCAACCGTTTCTCAGCTTGATAACTAGAGAAGTGTGCATCaacttgcagtgtgtgtgtgcatatcagtgcgtgtgtgtgataaGTGATCAATTAATCAATGTCTGGTTGTGCGCATGTGTGTTTGGCAAGGGGTATCGCTTGACCGTAGCTCTGGGAATCTTAATTGTACAAACCCTATTATCTGGCAGGCAGGGAATATTATTTCTAGATCAATTCTAGAGCGAAGATTCTACACCCCACTTTGCTCAAGCTGATCCTCTCCAATGGACTCAGAAGGTGAAGCTAAAAATGGGTCAGTTTGGGGCATTCAAAGGGGAGAGTCAATAGTCAGGTTTCCATCGCCCCAGGTTTATTTAACAAAATCAACATCCcattgggcacacactggttgaatcaacattgtttccatgtcattgaACCAACGTAGAATATGCATTGAATTGATGCCTGTGCCCAGTTGGATGTGTAAAGGGATGGCAGCTATAGGATAAATGTTCTAAAGGTCAACAACAGAGTTGTATTTTTCTTTTGTTGAACTTTCTTTATTTGGATAGTAGCTGCGGCACACCTTTTGTAATATCCAGGAAAGTAGACCGGACACCGTCGCAAATCACACATTGTGTCCTGTCACAGATCATTCTCTAACCACTTGCAAGAAGCCTGATCCAGGCCTATTTAAGTCAAGTCGGCCTTTGAGTGAGAATGTAATGGTCAACAGTGTCGAAGGCCTTGGAAGGTTTATGAATGAGGCAGCACAATGTTTTTTATGATCTAAGCAATTTAACACATCATCTATAACAAGCGTAGCAGCTGAAACTGTGCTATGTctgggtctaaaaccagactggtgCACATTTAGAATAGAATGAGAAGTTTAAAAAGGTCTTAGCTGAGAGTTGGCCAGGGATTCTAAAACTTTGGAAAGCAAGATAATTGATCTAAGTCAAAATGATCTACTCCGTTGTGTAGGGGGGAGGACGTGTCACTTTCCAGATCTTAGGGATAACACCAGGAACAATTGTCAAGTAAAAAATATAGGCTAATGATTCTGCAATAagtggggcagagagctgcagtaaGAAGGGATCAAGAGAATCAGCCCCTGTGGATTTGTTAGCAAGGCACTTACCAAATCATAGATATAAAATGGTTGATATGAAAATAGAGAATGTGTATCTGGGAGTGCATCATTTTCAAAAGTTTCGAGGGGAATAAATTAGGAATTTCTAGAAACTATTCTTTAAAATAGATGGCCAGCTGAGGCAAAATGGTGTTTCCATCTGTCTGAGCTGATCTCAGTCCAGCTTTCAACTTagtcttgaaagttgtaatagtagaatgcacaaggtgcaatttcgaaatcggtcatcagttttcctcttgtcatgtcagtcattgaataccttagagagctatttataacttggcAGAAacgtccagatcaactagcccatgtcagctaacagcTAACATTCAGAGATTTAAGTACTTTCCAGAAGTTTGCTGGATTCCTACTATTCTGACATACACAGTTCAAGAAGTACAGTATGTTGACTTTGCTTTCCAAACCAAAGACagacatctacagtgccttcagaagtattcacaccacttgactttttccacattttgttgtgttacagcctgaatttaaaattgattacatagAGATGTtttgttactggcctacacacaatatgccatcatgtcaaagtggaattatgttttctaAAAGTTTTACAAAtcaattaaaaattaaaagctgaaatgtcttgagtaaataaatattcaacccctttgttatggcaagcctacataagttcaggagtagaactgtgcttaacaagtcacataagttgcatagttgcataatgactacctcatatttgtaccccacaaatacaattatctgtaaggtccctcaatcgagcagtgaatttcaaatgcagattcaaccacaaagatcagggaggtttttcattgcctcacaaagaagagcacctattggtacatgggtaaaaaaaaattaaaaagcagatattgaatatccctttgagtatggtgacgttattaattacactttggatggcgtatcaatacacccagtcactacaaagatataggcgtccttcctagctcagttgccggagaggaaggaaaccgctcagggattttaccatgaggccaatggtgactttaaacagttacagatttTAATGGCTGtgttggagaaaactgaggatggatcaacaacattgtagttactccacaatactaacctaatttacagagtgaaaagaaggaagttgaacagaataaaaaatattccaaagcatgcatcctgtttgaaacaagacactaaagttacactgcaaaaaaatgtggcaaagcaattaactttttgtcctgaaaacaaagtgttatatttggggcaaatccaatacatcagtgagtaccactctccgtattttcaatcatagtggtggctgctccatgtaatgggtatgcttgtaatagttaaggactggggagttctttaggataaaaagaaacggaatggggCTGAGTAAAGGCAAAATCCTATtggaaaacctt
The genomic region above belongs to Oncorhynchus mykiss isolate Arlee chromosome 6, USDA_OmykA_1.1, whole genome shotgun sequence and contains:
- the cmya5 gene encoding cardiomyopathy-associated protein 5 — protein: MFFRFLPFICSDHKEHELPEAVVQEDEDDVEELRNSLREVVQDQSVKPKLQCLMVDPSFSMVTVQSEDSGIVWETASSRCSTPWASEASYSSDTYSLDGSATGGGGAQGKITIVFDEDKIVRRRKRMRGKARLGERLRRPGSSRSGSTLGVERPEMAEVSVPNIRVESVESDTESGEVKDKEQELFSLISEGYEILNIKVPSKLPTVDEEESTELQDNLSYLEETPRIRSKSRRGSEALPAQDYPEMKEVQEGTEGEEVGESKPSEPTEQQGPHSHRDGTSDMDYFEAFTLLDEVVPGQQVPEPVGDETPTKPQREETNLGQMTATDSLSAAPDDDFVFVTDMEIASERLDEVFYGNKHHAPPEDLMKRGEEDEEEGGKEGRRESLRSLKESGSALFGREESILTPIFLSPGPPKIIDPILLEEPTAMSFLYSDLYEDAMGERRRSDEEGSEAESVGSDRSFQRRLSDSEETDGYLEKFILKDETPNVEDQSEEVDGKGEGLMMWSQSKFELTGFLTRVVEEEEEEKEECKNEEIKAAEMNGYLQPAGYKEMEESTEMEESTEKSLLHIKETGPEKDSESVNTDSKVSQVEKDHLVPGKKPEKVDVVEEAKSETTPEAHESEVDSQEEVVSDKVSHETELLAQAEEVKKQDKVEVSRVAKPVVIQEPVVVQVNQVSTESKTETVIKASEPVRAEDAIKDPTEAIAGALELHRVSQKAVTDLSVVVVKVSDDTKMASEIAAEAINRMEMLAEAHKVEKVENRSEEPVSVAEESFTHNPEAKVVPTAPPAEAAERWASLLAPAEGDKGQEKEPMKKQDLEGEDEWVFTPLRSFAPQEDLSELHRETVVSEMELHRETAEELEYEIISQQEAREMMVSETERKQLCPGPNSNLERERELEKEKEREMELERERKKQRLKEEERQEREEWEREERGKHEKERQMGLEKERERERLRLKEAKERQEKENKEEKERQMELERERENERLRRKEREEKERQERERQMELEREREREMHRLKEESEEKERQVEREREKDRQRLKEEKERQERERQMEREREKDRQRLKEEKARQERAEKERHEREEKERERELLREEERQEREEREQKERQERERERERDNQRLKEKERQERKSEMELVLEGEKQKERVRENLLVDMERQKEREMEERVREERGLDLPAYEEPIEADYEIFDAEEESQARAAAALQGMDCFCLGCGCLLSETDRLSGGHQDHEVTSVETAYEDIRERLSEWISELQERSENIEDLVSELELGYNTVEDHCRDSEEVMEAQNEEMMALVMEQYNTMSLSMEEEKKAKLEQLYDQIVSFQESIDQTKVTLDTTAREADIDPDTQTSKDIYMRLTEALQSAMSLELGPRGLLVFEDYAKGNAANTHTRRKGIPVPQKPSLQPQECASASSTSVTVYWRVNPGDIIDCFQVYCMEDPQGAVSDEYRVTVKESYCVLEELEPDKVYKVWVMAVNYTGCSLPSERLPFRTAPSVPVIDTGRCTILWDSATLRWNVDNQTPMQSYTLEYCRQYALEGEGLRSISGIQGRQQRVLLHPNENYLFYIKAVNKAGASEQSEAALISTRGTRFHLLKASAHPVLKLSEDQTTLYYPQDTYTERGDVVNECPSVLGELLPMRGHHYWETDVTRSSAYRVGVAYETANRDSLLGENNTSWCLHCVPTPYSCRFELLHGSVQSDVFVGEVPSHIGTLLDYKQGRLSFYNTQRGQLLGTLAHCFTQPCHPVLGMEQPGSLKVSMALEVADFAKHS